A portion of the Bacteroides faecium genome contains these proteins:
- a CDS encoding isoprenyl transferase, whose protein sequence is MSYIEQIDKTRIPQHVAIIMDGNGRWAKQRGEERTYGHRAGAETVQKIIEDAARLGVKYLTLYTFSTENWSRPQDEIAALMNLLLDSIEEETLMKNDIRFKIIGDFKKLPDEVQKSLSSCIERTAGNTGMCLVLALSYSSRWEITEAVRQIATQIKKGELSPEQITDECIASHLETKFMPDPDLLIRTGGEIRLSNYLLWQCAYSELYFCDTFWPDFDKEEFYKAIYEYQQRERRFGKTSEQIS, encoded by the coding sequence ATGTCCTATATAGAACAAATAGACAAAACTCGGATACCCCAACACGTAGCCATCATTATGGATGGCAACGGACGATGGGCAAAGCAACGAGGGGAAGAACGTACTTACGGTCACCGTGCAGGCGCAGAAACGGTACAGAAAATTATCGAAGACGCAGCCCGCTTGGGAGTGAAGTATCTGACTTTATACACCTTCTCTACCGAGAACTGGAGTCGGCCACAAGACGAAATAGCGGCTCTGATGAATCTATTGCTAGATTCTATTGAAGAAGAGACACTGATGAAAAATGATATTCGCTTCAAGATTATCGGTGATTTCAAGAAATTACCAGACGAAGTTCAGAAAAGTTTATCATCATGCATAGAACGTACGGCTGGGAATACAGGTATGTGCCTGGTATTGGCTCTTAGTTACTCTTCCCGTTGGGAAATAACTGAAGCCGTCCGCCAAATAGCGACACAGATTAAAAAGGGAGAATTATCTCCCGAACAAATAACAGATGAATGCATCGCATCTCATTTGGAAACAAAATTTATGCCCGACCCTGATTTATTAATCCGTACGGGAGGAGAAATCCGACTAAGTAACTACCTGCTATGGCAATGTGCTTATTCGGAGCTTTATTTTTGTGATACCTTTTGGCCGGACTTCGATAAAGAAGAATTCTACAAAGCCATTTACGAATATCAGCAACGGGAACGCCGTTTCGGCAAAACCAGTGAACAAATCAGCTAA
- a CDS encoding DUF6242 domain-containing protein codes for MRIKFLSFIASFFMVSFVITSCLDDDNNIEYSPDATIHAFALDTTGLGSYKFTIDQQQGLIYNEDSLPVHADTIIDKILIKTLTTASGVVTMKDQNDQDSIINLSDSIDLRNPLEVKVWSTEALAGISPDQVKKYTITVRVHRHDPDSLRWNYVGTMQNEIVNEQKTIEFDSKFLTYSKVGDHLKVYQNSGFSNWTAAGVNTEGDLNVLPNSILPLDEVILATANNKVYESTDGISWATSTKFSGEVNTFVSKLKVENETKITYIKTEEGKRYFYSILESQLLDQPIETQIEEVSERFPIDNISYTTFSKGKNNQNIIVGKHEPAIEIDINNKKVPVTISWGYDGKTWVELGAATAVAYCPAFDNPTIIYYNNLFYIFGDKLESLYVSINEGVAWKKASKKFSFPNHDWSESNITESTEEKTEFRGREKFSVVQDTGEEFIYILFSKEENLTFTEEVEKEEDTRATTPKDRGPYKHDSEVWRARLNQLWFDLANSGK; via the coding sequence ATGAGAATAAAGTTTTTATCATTCATTGCGAGTTTTTTCATGGTGTCATTTGTTATAACGTCATGTCTTGATGACGATAATAACATCGAATATAGCCCGGATGCGACTATACATGCATTTGCACTTGACACAACAGGCCTTGGGAGCTATAAATTTACTATTGATCAACAACAAGGTCTTATTTATAATGAGGATTCTCTCCCCGTTCATGCTGATACCATTATTGATAAGATTCTAATCAAAACATTAACGACAGCATCAGGTGTTGTTACAATGAAGGATCAAAACGATCAAGATTCCATTATCAACTTGAGTGATTCTATAGATCTTCGTAATCCTTTAGAAGTTAAAGTATGGTCAACAGAAGCCTTAGCAGGTATATCCCCTGACCAAGTTAAGAAATATACTATTACTGTACGAGTACATAGGCATGATCCGGATTCGTTGAGATGGAATTATGTAGGAACTATGCAGAATGAAATCGTAAATGAACAAAAAACGATTGAATTTGACAGTAAATTCCTCACCTATTCAAAAGTAGGCGACCACTTGAAAGTATATCAAAACAGTGGCTTTTCCAATTGGACAGCGGCAGGAGTGAATACAGAAGGCGACCTGAATGTATTACCCAACTCCATACTGCCCTTAGATGAGGTTATATTGGCTACTGCTAATAATAAAGTATACGAATCAACAGATGGTATTAGCTGGGCAACTTCAACTAAGTTTTCAGGTGAAGTGAACACATTCGTCTCTAAATTAAAGGTAGAGAATGAAACAAAAATCACTTATATCAAAACAGAAGAGGGAAAACGATATTTCTATTCCATACTGGAATCACAATTATTAGACCAGCCGATAGAAACTCAAATCGAAGAGGTCAGCGAAAGATTCCCCATAGACAATATCTCTTATACAACCTTCAGCAAAGGTAAAAACAACCAGAATATCATCGTAGGAAAACATGAACCTGCAATAGAAATTGACATCAACAATAAAAAGGTTCCTGTTACCATTTCATGGGGATATGATGGCAAGACTTGGGTTGAATTGGGAGCAGCTACCGCGGTAGCTTATTGTCCGGCATTCGACAATCCGACTATTATTTACTATAATAACCTTTTCTACATTTTCGGAGATAAATTAGAATCTCTTTATGTATCGATTAATGAAGGAGTTGCCTGGAAAAAAGCGAGTAAAAAATTCTCTTTTCCAAACCATGATTGGAGCGAATCTAATATCACTGAATCAACCGAAGAAAAAACCGAATTCAGAGGTAGAGAGAAGTTTTCAGTAGTACAAGATACAGGAGAAGAATTCATCTATATCTTATTCAGTAAAGAGGAAAATCTTACTTTTACTGAAGAAGTAGAAAAAGAAGAAGATACTCGGGCTACAACGCCTAAAGATAGAGGTCCATACAAGCATGATTCTGAAGTATGGCGTGCCCGTCTGAATCAGCTATGGTTTGACTTAGCAAACTCCGGCAAATAA